In one Nicotiana tomentosiformis chromosome 6, ASM39032v3, whole genome shotgun sequence genomic region, the following are encoded:
- the LOC138893647 gene encoding uncharacterized mitochondrial protein AtMg00820-like yields the protein MTAGESSPVDVSGIDPLVDLTTPQTNPASFSSSHDSTHHMITRTKSKSLLQPREILNLLAAATLCDIREPKHIKKALSQPYWRRAMEEEMEALSHDRTWQLVPRDSYMNVVGSKWVFKTKLKADGTIDKFKARLVAKGYNQIEGLDFEDTFNPVVKSTTIRIVLTLATVQKWPLRQLYVKNAFLHG from the coding sequence ATGACCGCTGGTGAATCATCTCCTGTTGATGTTTCAGGAATTGATCCTCTTGTCGATCTCACCACACCTCAGACCAATCCAGCATCCTTCTCAAGCTCACATGACAGTACTCATCACATGATCACAAGGACAAAGTCAAAATCTTTGCTACAACCACGTGAAATTTTGAATTTGTTGGCTGCTGCTACTCTATGCGACATTCGCGAACCCAAACACATCAAGAAGGCCCTATCTCAACCTTATTGGAGGCGGGCTATGGAAGAGGAAATGGAGGCTTTATCTCATGATAGAACTTGGCAACTTGTACCTCGTGATTCTTATATGAATGTAGTTGGCTCAAAATGGGTTTTCAAGACTAAGCTGAAGGCAGATGGTACAATAGACAAGTTCAAAGCTCGTCTAGTCGCAAAAGGATACAACCAAATTGAAGGACTCGACTTTGAAGATACATTTAATCCCGTCGTTAAATCCACCACTATTCGCATTGTTCTAACCTTAGCAACAGTTCAGAAGTGGCCTCTTCGACAACTCTATGTGAAAAATGCTTTTCTTCATGGTTGA